A window of the Streptomyces sp. JB150 genome harbors these coding sequences:
- a CDS encoding NADP-dependent oxidoreductase: MRAIGQDGFGGPEVLRLVEARRPEPGPAEVLVRVHAAGVNPTDSWHRASGGLAGTLVRLGWDVSGVVEAVGPGVTTLAAGDEVFGLPRHPLPAGTYAEYVTSPARHLVRKPRGLTHAQAAALPLAALTAWQALVDVAEVRPGQRVLIHAAAGGVGHLAVQVAKARGAHVIGTARAAKHAFLRGLGADELVDYTETDFETAIEPVDVVVDAIGGACGPRSLRVLRPGGVLVSLASPAEAYLADEAAALGRRAAFMIVEADQAGLREIAALVDAGLLRPEIAAVLPLAQAARAHELGDSRRTTGKIVLSVTD, from the coding sequence ATGCGTGCGATCGGGCAGGACGGCTTCGGCGGGCCCGAGGTCCTGCGACTGGTCGAGGCGCGGCGTCCGGAGCCCGGTCCGGCCGAGGTACTGGTCCGGGTACACGCGGCCGGCGTCAACCCGACCGACTCCTGGCACCGCGCCTCCGGGGGACTGGCCGGCACACTGGTCCGGCTCGGCTGGGACGTCTCCGGCGTGGTCGAGGCGGTCGGTCCCGGAGTGACCACGCTGGCGGCCGGCGACGAGGTGTTCGGCCTGCCGCGCCACCCGCTGCCGGCGGGAACCTACGCCGAGTACGTGACCTCGCCCGCCCGGCACCTGGTCCGCAAGCCGCGCGGCCTGACCCATGCGCAGGCCGCGGCGCTGCCGCTGGCCGCGCTCACCGCCTGGCAGGCGCTCGTCGACGTCGCCGAGGTGCGGCCGGGGCAGCGCGTCCTGATCCACGCGGCGGCGGGCGGCGTCGGACACCTCGCCGTCCAGGTGGCCAAGGCACGCGGCGCACACGTGATCGGGACCGCCCGCGCGGCCAAGCACGCGTTCCTGCGCGGCCTCGGCGCGGACGAACTCGTCGACTACACCGAGACCGACTTCGAGACGGCGATCGAACCGGTCGACGTGGTCGTCGACGCGATCGGAGGCGCCTGCGGGCCGCGCTCGCTGCGCGTACTGCGCCCGGGCGGCGTGCTCGTCTCCCTCGCCTCCCCGGCCGAGGCGTATCTCGCGGACGAGGCGGCGGCCCTCGGCCGGCGCGCCGCATTCATGATCGTGGAAGCCGACCAGGCGGGCCTGCGCGAGATCGCGGCACTCGTCGACGCGGGCCTGCTGCGCCCCGAGATCGCCGCGGTGCTCCCGCTGGCCCAGGCGGCCCGGGCCCACGAACTCGGCGACTCCCGCCGGACCACCGGCAAGATCGTCCTGTCCGTCACCGACTGA
- a CDS encoding LysR family transcriptional regulator produces the protein MFERLELEAFLTLAEELHFGRTAERLHVTTGRVSQTIKQLERRVGADLFERTNRSVRLTPLGLRLYEDVRPAYEQLRTAMDRAVAAVRRARSTLRVGYVGAAAGQVVHRAADLFARQEPDCLVRARETQVAEALQRLRAGDVDVLVTSLPLAASDITVGPVVFSEARMLAVPSRHPLSGRTAVVMEDLGDIPLLRLAGASPGDWPSDRWPERTPEGRPVRSGPRFETFQEALHLVGSGSGAVIVGAQVTRFYGRPDITYIPFSDAPSVDWAPVWLKSGTTPLVRAFARTAREAADQVHRDSQVTDRRVP, from the coding sequence GTGTTCGAACGTCTGGAACTGGAGGCCTTCCTCACCCTGGCCGAGGAACTGCACTTCGGGCGCACCGCCGAACGTCTGCACGTGACCACCGGCCGGGTCAGCCAGACGATCAAGCAGCTGGAACGCCGGGTCGGCGCGGACCTGTTCGAGCGGACCAACCGCAGCGTTCGCCTCACGCCCCTCGGTCTGCGGCTCTACGAGGACGTCCGGCCGGCGTACGAACAGCTGCGGACGGCGATGGACCGCGCGGTGGCGGCCGTCCGCCGCGCCCGCAGCACCCTGCGGGTCGGTTACGTCGGCGCGGCAGCGGGCCAGGTCGTCCACCGGGCGGCGGACCTGTTCGCCCGGCAGGAGCCGGACTGCCTGGTCCGGGCCCGGGAGACCCAGGTCGCGGAGGCCCTCCAGCGGCTGCGCGCCGGTGACGTGGACGTCCTCGTCACCAGCCTGCCGCTCGCCGCGTCCGACATCACCGTCGGCCCCGTGGTCTTCTCCGAGGCCCGGATGCTGGCCGTGCCGTCCCGGCACCCGCTCTCCGGCCGCACGGCGGTGGTCATGGAGGACCTCGGTGACATACCCCTGCTGCGGCTGGCCGGCGCGTCGCCGGGCGACTGGCCCTCCGACCGCTGGCCGGAACGCACCCCGGAGGGGAGGCCCGTCCGCAGCGGGCCGCGTTTCGAGACGTTCCAGGAGGCCCTGCACCTGGTCGGGAGCGGAAGCGGGGCAGTGATCGTCGGCGCCCAGGTCACCCGCTTCTACGGCCGACCCGACATCACGTACATCCCCTTCTCCGACGCCCCGTCCGTCGACTGGGCACCTGTCTGGCTCAAGAGCGGCACCACGCCCTTGGTCCGCGCCTTCGCCCGCACCGCACGCGAGGCCGCCGACCAGGTCCACCGGGACAGTCAGGTGACCGACCGCCGAGTCCCGTAG
- a CDS encoding calcium-binding protein: MHRNRAAVSAVAVILFTAGLAVGPAAATTEAKARVGADWTTQSIVFTAAAGQTNDLSIFSMYTSDGIRRIGFSDVVPLEPGDHCAYSRAEDTTSVVCELPADSPRPDRIDVFLGDGNDTIAAFTPGIGTVSGGAGDDELHAHTARTVLGGAGNDMVMGPAALHGGDGMDHLMGDSSDQQMWGGRGDDMIEGYGGDDTVHAGPGDDHAMGGDGRDIVLGGPGNDTLDGEGGDDLVWGGTGKDALEGGPGRNIVLP; the protein is encoded by the coding sequence ATGCACCGAAACCGAGCCGCCGTCAGCGCGGTCGCCGTGATCCTGTTCACCGCCGGCCTCGCCGTCGGTCCGGCAGCCGCCACCACCGAGGCGAAGGCCCGCGTCGGAGCCGACTGGACAACTCAGTCGATCGTCTTCACCGCCGCCGCAGGGCAGACCAACGACCTCAGCATATTCTCCATGTACACCAGCGACGGGATCCGGCGGATCGGCTTCAGCGACGTGGTCCCGCTCGAACCGGGCGACCACTGTGCGTACTCCAGAGCCGAGGACACCACCTCCGTCGTCTGCGAACTGCCCGCCGACAGCCCTCGGCCCGACCGGATCGACGTCTTCCTCGGCGACGGCAACGACACGATCGCCGCCTTCACCCCCGGCATCGGCACCGTCAGCGGTGGCGCCGGCGACGACGAACTGCACGCCCACACCGCACGCACGGTGCTGGGCGGCGCGGGGAACGACATGGTCATGGGACCGGCCGCCCTGCACGGCGGCGACGGCATGGACCACCTGATGGGGGACAGCAGCGACCAGCAGATGTGGGGCGGCCGGGGCGACGACATGATCGAGGGCTACGGCGGTGACGACACCGTGCACGCCGGCCCCGGCGACGACCACGCCATGGGCGGGGACGGCCGCGACATCGTCCTCGGCGGCCCCGGCAACGACACACTGGACGGCGAAGGCGGCGACGACCTCGTCTGGGGTGGCACCGGGAAGGACGCCCTCGAGGGCGGGCCCGGCCGCAACATCGTCCTCCCGTAG
- a CDS encoding lytic polysaccharide monooxygenase — translation MLFAVVAGALTWSAPAQAHGTIVSPATRAYQCWKTWGSNHTNPAMQTQDPMCWQAFQANPDTMWNWMSALRDGLGGQFQARTPDGTLCSNNLSRNASLNKPGPWKTTNVSNNFTVQLYDQASHGADYFRVYVSKQGFDPKTQTLGWGNLDFITQTGRFAPAQNISFPVQTSGYTGHHILFVIWQASHLDQAYMWCSDVNFG, via the coding sequence ATGCTGTTCGCCGTGGTTGCCGGCGCACTGACCTGGTCGGCCCCCGCTCAGGCGCACGGCACCATCGTCAGCCCCGCCACCCGCGCGTACCAGTGCTGGAAGACGTGGGGCAGCAACCACACCAACCCGGCCATGCAGACCCAAGACCCCATGTGCTGGCAGGCCTTCCAGGCCAACCCCGACACCATGTGGAACTGGATGAGCGCGCTCCGCGACGGCCTCGGTGGCCAGTTCCAGGCGCGGACCCCCGACGGGACGCTCTGCAGCAACAACCTCTCGAGGAACGCCAGCCTGAACAAGCCCGGGCCGTGGAAGACGACCAACGTCAGCAACAACTTCACGGTTCAGCTGTACGACCAGGCGTCCCACGGTGCCGACTACTTCAGGGTCTACGTGAGCAAGCAGGGCTTCGACCCCAAGACCCAGACCCTGGGCTGGGGCAACCTCGACTTCATCACGCAGACCGGCCGCTTCGCCCCGGCGCAGAACATCTCGTTCCCCGTCCAGACCTCCGGCTACACCGGACACCACATCCTGTTCGTGATCTGGCAAGCCTCGCACCTCGACCAGGCCTACATGTGGTGCAGCGACGTGAACTTCGGCTGA
- a CDS encoding fused MFS/spermidine synthase: protein MTGSSSSPVAEGTPGDFGPGPRAAAVLVFGSSAAVLVVEIVALRLLAPYLGLTLETSTMVIGIALTAIAVGSWLGGRIADQVDARRLLGPSLGVSGVVVALTPAVLRTTAEWAPPVLLFIASLTILVPGALLSAVTPIVTKMRLTSLAETGTVVGRLSGVGTVGAIAGTVLTGFVLVSRLPVSGILIGLGTLLVLGSALVEWRTRGWSGTPALTLVVVAGGLATVVAPGACDTETKYHCVRVVADPDRGSGRTLVLDGVRHSYVDLDDPTFLEFTYVRAIASVVDAAFPGGEPLAAYHLGGGGLTFPRYLAATRPGTRSLVSEIDSGVVRINRDRLGLGSQAGIDVRTEDGRLGLRRLDSGSRDLVVGDAFGGVSVPWHLTTVEAMKDVRRVLDEDGLYVANVIDHGGMAFARAEAATLSETFEHVALVGEAADIGLDPAAASEGGNLVMVASGRPVDLRAVQDALDARHTGWRIATGDDLASWIGDARPLTDDYAPVDQLLQPYSPRSGQ from the coding sequence GTGACCGGATCGTCTTCCTCGCCTGTCGCCGAGGGCACGCCTGGCGACTTCGGACCGGGTCCCCGTGCCGCTGCCGTGCTTGTGTTCGGGTCCTCGGCCGCGGTCCTGGTGGTCGAGATCGTGGCTTTGCGGCTGCTGGCTCCCTACCTCGGTCTCACCCTCGAGACCAGCACCATGGTGATCGGGATCGCCCTCACCGCGATCGCCGTCGGCTCCTGGCTGGGTGGGCGCATCGCTGACCAGGTCGATGCACGCCGGCTCCTGGGCCCGTCGCTCGGCGTGTCGGGAGTGGTCGTGGCGCTCACCCCGGCCGTTCTGCGCACCACCGCGGAGTGGGCACCACCGGTGCTGCTGTTCATCGCGTCGCTGACCATCCTGGTGCCGGGCGCGCTGCTCTCCGCAGTGACGCCGATCGTGACCAAGATGCGTCTGACCAGCCTCGCCGAGACTGGAACGGTTGTCGGCCGGCTGTCCGGTGTCGGCACCGTCGGTGCCATCGCCGGCACTGTCCTCACCGGTTTCGTCCTCGTGTCGCGGTTGCCGGTCAGCGGCATACTGATCGGCCTCGGCACGCTGCTGGTGCTCGGCTCGGCGCTGGTCGAGTGGCGAACGCGCGGGTGGAGCGGCACCCCTGCCCTGACACTCGTGGTCGTGGCCGGCGGCCTCGCCACCGTGGTCGCGCCCGGTGCCTGCGACACGGAGACCAAGTACCACTGCGTACGGGTCGTCGCGGACCCCGACCGGGGCAGCGGCCGGACACTCGTTCTGGACGGCGTGCGGCACTCCTACGTCGACCTCGACGACCCGACGTTCCTGGAGTTCACGTATGTGCGCGCCATCGCGTCGGTGGTCGATGCCGCCTTTCCCGGAGGTGAGCCACTCGCTGCCTACCACCTGGGTGGCGGCGGACTCACTTTCCCCCGTTACCTCGCGGCCACGCGGCCCGGGACGCGCAGCCTGGTATCGGAGATCGACAGCGGGGTCGTGCGCATCAACCGCGACCGACTCGGTCTGGGATCACAAGCCGGTATCGACGTACGTACCGAGGACGGCAGGCTCGGCCTGCGGCGACTGGACTCCGGCAGTCGTGACCTCGTTGTCGGCGACGCCTTCGGGGGCGTCAGCGTGCCGTGGCACCTCACCACGGTCGAAGCGATGAAGGACGTACGGCGGGTGCTCGACGAGGACGGCCTGTACGTCGCCAACGTCATCGATCACGGTGGTATGGCCTTCGCACGTGCCGAAGCAGCCACTCTCAGCGAGACCTTCGAGCACGTCGCCCTCGTCGGCGAAGCCGCCGACATCGGCCTCGACCCGGCCGCCGCTTCCGAGGGCGGCAATCTGGTGATGGTCGCCTCCGGCCGACCGGTCGACCTGCGCGCGGTCCAGGATGCGCTGGACGCCCGGCACACCGGCTGGAGGATCGCGACCGGTGACGACCTCGCCTCCTGGATCGGCGATGCCCGACCGCTCACCGACGACTACGCACCCGTCGACCAGCTCCTCCAGCCCTACAGCCCGCGGAGCGGCCAGTGA
- a CDS encoding MFS transporter → MSSPATAPPAPSNLKRIVAASLIGTTIEWYDFFLYGSAAALVFNQLFFPESDPLVGTLLSFLTYAVGFAARPLGALVFGHYGDRLGRKKLLVLSLLLMGGATFAIGLLPTHATIGSAAPVLLTVLRLVQGFALGGEWGGAVLLVSEHGDARRRGFWASWPQTGAPAGQLLATGVLSLLTAVLSDSAFTSWGWRIPFLLSGVLVIVGLWIRLSVDESPVFRQALAQAEARKAERSAEVEKLPLVAVLRHHWRDVLIAMGARMAENISYYVVTAFILVYATTAADVSKQTALNAVLIASAVHFAVIPLWGALSDRVGRRPVYLVGAVGVALWMFPFFALVDTGSFGSLLLAVTVGLVLHGAMYAPQAAFFSEMFATRMRYSGASIGAQFSSVAAGAPAPLIATALLDATGGSTWIALYVIAAALLTVVAVAAAKETRNRDLADIESPADATPESARATDAHTV, encoded by the coding sequence ATGTCCTCCCCCGCGACCGCTCCACCAGCCCCCTCCAACCTCAAGCGCATCGTCGCCGCCAGCCTCATCGGCACCACCATCGAGTGGTACGACTTCTTCCTCTACGGCTCCGCGGCCGCGCTCGTCTTCAACCAGTTGTTCTTCCCGGAGTCCGATCCGCTGGTGGGAACGCTGCTGTCGTTCCTGACGTACGCGGTGGGCTTCGCGGCCCGCCCGCTCGGGGCGCTGGTGTTCGGGCACTACGGTGACCGGCTCGGGCGCAAGAAGCTGCTGGTGCTGAGTCTGCTGCTGATGGGCGGGGCGACGTTCGCGATCGGCCTGCTGCCGACACACGCGACGATCGGCAGCGCCGCGCCCGTCCTGCTGACCGTGCTGCGGCTCGTTCAGGGCTTCGCGCTCGGCGGCGAGTGGGGCGGGGCCGTGCTGCTGGTGTCGGAGCACGGGGACGCGCGGCGCCGCGGGTTCTGGGCCTCGTGGCCGCAGACCGGCGCGCCGGCCGGGCAGTTGCTCGCCACGGGTGTGCTGTCGCTGCTGACCGCCGTGCTCTCCGACAGCGCGTTCACCAGCTGGGGCTGGCGGATCCCGTTCCTGCTCTCCGGCGTGCTGGTGATCGTCGGGCTGTGGATCCGGCTGTCCGTCGACGAGTCGCCCGTCTTCCGGCAGGCGCTCGCGCAGGCCGAGGCGCGCAAGGCGGAGCGGTCGGCGGAGGTCGAGAAGCTGCCGCTGGTGGCCGTCCTGCGGCACCACTGGCGGGACGTGCTCATCGCGATGGGCGCGCGCATGGCGGAGAACATCAGCTACTACGTCGTCACCGCGTTCATCCTCGTCTACGCCACCACCGCCGCCGACGTCTCCAAGCAGACCGCGCTCAACGCGGTGCTCATCGCCTCGGCCGTGCACTTCGCCGTCATCCCGCTGTGGGGCGCGCTGTCGGACCGGGTCGGGCGCCGGCCCGTGTACCTGGTGGGCGCGGTCGGGGTGGCCCTGTGGATGTTCCCGTTCTTCGCGCTCGTCGACACCGGTTCCTTCGGCAGCCTGCTCCTCGCGGTCACCGTCGGCCTGGTGCTGCACGGAGCGATGTACGCCCCGCAGGCCGCCTTCTTCTCCGAGATGTTCGCGACCCGGATGCGCTACTCGGGCGCCTCCATCGGTGCCCAGTTCTCCTCGGTGGCGGCCGGCGCCCCCGCCCCGCTGATCGCGACCGCCCTGCTGGACGCGACCGGCGGCTCCACGTGGATCGCCCTGTACGTGATCGCGGCGGCGCTGCTCACCGTCGTCGCCGTGGCGGCGGCCAAGGAGACCCGCAACCGCGACCTGGCCGACATCGAGTCCCCCGCGGACGCCACGCCCGAGAGCGCGCGGGCCACGGACGCGCACACCGTCTGA
- a CDS encoding GAF domain-containing protein: protein MSRDHVQSAQRAAGGGKPPAAGVPGVPAHGLTPPEEDAEAPFLELLARGAPVDAYERPVLLARAEGRPGERIAALERAKLLALRVRAELEGRRRREAELSALFETAHDLAGLRDLDAVLQAIVQRARSLLGTDVAYLSLNDPVRGDTYMRVTEGSVAARFQQLRLGMGEGLGGLVAQTARPYVTDDYFKDDRFQHTDAIDAGVRDEGLVAILGVPLMLGHHVIGVLFAADRRARVFEREQIALLGSFAALAAAAIDTANLLTETRSALARLERANEIIQDRSGVIERASEVHDRLAELVLRGGGVHDVAAAVSEVLDGTVEFTEPDGAPASALDESRAEGHAVRHQDDWIAAVAAGGELLGALVLRGHPGLDPVDQRTLERAAMVTSLLLLARRSAAEAEQRVRGELLDDLLDARDRDPRLLRERAARLHADLDATHVLLAARLDGPAADADQEAAARRRLWSAASHLAATRKGLAAARDGGTVLLLPLASHDTATELARRTARHLGRAVHEAVTVGASPPVRDLAARPDGVAAAYTEARRCLDALRLLGRTGDGAAADDFGFLGLLLAGDRDVTGFVDRTIGPVVAYDARRGTELLRTLDAYFACGMSPARTKDELHVHVNTVAQRLERVARLLGDDWQTPSRALEIQLALRLHRLSAPERR from the coding sequence ATGTCCCGCGATCATGTGCAGTCCGCCCAGCGAGCCGCCGGGGGAGGGAAGCCGCCCGCCGCCGGCGTGCCGGGCGTGCCCGCCCACGGTCTCACCCCGCCTGAGGAGGACGCCGAGGCGCCGTTCCTCGAACTGCTGGCGCGCGGTGCGCCCGTCGACGCCTACGAGCGGCCGGTGCTGCTCGCCCGCGCCGAGGGCCGGCCGGGCGAGCGGATCGCCGCGCTGGAGCGCGCCAAACTGCTCGCGCTGCGGGTGCGCGCGGAGCTGGAGGGGCGGCGCCGCCGCGAGGCCGAGCTGTCGGCGCTGTTCGAGACCGCCCACGACCTCGCCGGGCTGCGCGACCTGGACGCCGTCCTGCAGGCGATCGTGCAGCGCGCCCGCTCCCTGCTCGGCACCGACGTGGCGTATCTCAGCCTCAACGACCCGGTCCGCGGCGACACCTACATGCGGGTCACCGAGGGCTCGGTCGCGGCCCGCTTCCAGCAGCTGCGGCTCGGCATGGGCGAGGGCCTGGGCGGTCTCGTCGCGCAGACCGCCCGCCCGTACGTCACCGACGACTACTTCAAGGACGACCGCTTCCAGCACACCGACGCCATCGACGCGGGCGTGCGCGACGAGGGACTGGTCGCCATCCTCGGCGTGCCGCTGATGCTGGGGCACCACGTCATCGGGGTGCTCTTCGCCGCCGACCGCCGTGCCCGGGTCTTCGAACGCGAGCAGATCGCGCTGCTCGGCTCCTTCGCCGCGCTGGCCGCCGCCGCCATCGACACCGCCAACCTGCTCACCGAGACCCGCTCCGCCCTCGCCCGCCTGGAACGCGCCAACGAGATCATCCAGGACCGCAGTGGCGTCATCGAACGCGCCTCCGAGGTGCACGACCGGCTCGCCGAACTCGTGCTGCGCGGCGGCGGGGTGCACGACGTGGCCGCCGCCGTCTCCGAAGTCCTGGACGGCACCGTCGAGTTCACCGAACCGGACGGCGCCCCGGCGAGCGCCCTGGACGAGTCCCGCGCCGAAGGCCACGCGGTGCGGCACCAGGACGACTGGATCGCCGCCGTCGCCGCCGGCGGGGAACTCCTCGGCGCGCTGGTGCTGCGCGGCCATCCCGGCCTCGACCCGGTCGACCAGCGCACCCTGGAGCGCGCCGCGATGGTCACCTCCCTGCTGCTGCTCGCCCGCCGCTCCGCCGCCGAGGCCGAACAACGCGTGCGCGGCGAACTGCTGGACGACCTGCTGGACGCCCGCGACCGCGACCCGCGGTTGCTGCGCGAGCGGGCCGCCCGGCTGCACGCCGACCTCGACGCCACCCACGTCCTGCTGGCCGCCCGGCTCGACGGCCCCGCCGCCGACGCCGACCAGGAGGCCGCCGCCCGGCGCCGCCTGTGGTCCGCCGCCTCCCACCTCGCCGCCACCCGCAAGGGACTGGCCGCGGCCCGTGACGGCGGTACGGTCCTGCTCCTGCCGCTGGCTTCCCACGACACCGCCACCGAACTCGCCCGGCGCACCGCCCGCCACCTCGGCAGAGCCGTCCACGAGGCGGTCACCGTCGGCGCCTCCCCGCCCGTACGGGACCTGGCGGCCCGCCCCGACGGGGTGGCCGCGGCGTACACGGAGGCCCGCCGCTGTCTCGACGCCCTGCGCCTGCTCGGCCGCACCGGAGACGGCGCCGCCGCCGACGACTTCGGCTTCCTCGGACTGCTGCTGGCCGGCGACCGGGACGTGACGGGCTTCGTGGACCGCACCATCGGCCCGGTGGTGGCGTACGACGCACGGCGCGGCACCGAGCTGCTGCGCACCCTCGACGCCTACTTCGCCTGCGGCATGAGCCCCGCCCGCACCAAGGACGAGCTGCACGTCCACGTCAACACGGTCGCCCAGCGCCTGGAACGCGTCGCGCGGCTGCTCGGCGACGACTGGCAGACGCCGTCACGGGCCCTGGAGATCCAGCTCGCCCTGCGCCTGCACCGGCTGTCGGCACCGGAACGCCGCTGA
- a CDS encoding 3-hydroxybutyrate dehydrogenase translates to MTAPRDLPGPPPVPSGSPSGPSTPPLDLGGRTALVTGAAGGIGRACALRLAAAGAKVRAVDRDDAGLAALTEQAGGLAGTVEPHVLDLTDLDAAELVAAGTDVLVNNAGLQLVRPLQEFPPDVFHTVLTVMLEAPFRLIRGALPHMYGQGWGRIVNISSVHGLRASPYKSAYVAAKHGLEGLSKTAALEGAPHGVTSNCVNPGYVRTPLVERQLADQARAHGIPEERVLSEVLLQDSAVKRLIEPEEVAEAVAYLCAPQASFVTGTSLVLDGGWTAH, encoded by the coding sequence ATGACCGCGCCTCGTGACCTTCCCGGCCCGCCGCCCGTGCCCTCCGGTTCCCCGTCCGGGCCGTCCACGCCTCCGCTCGACCTGGGGGGCCGTACCGCTCTCGTCACCGGGGCCGCCGGTGGCATCGGCCGCGCCTGCGCGCTGCGGCTCGCGGCCGCCGGGGCCAAGGTCAGAGCGGTCGACCGGGACGACGCCGGCCTCGCCGCGCTCACCGAACAGGCCGGAGGCCTGGCCGGCACCGTCGAGCCGCACGTCCTCGACCTCACCGACCTGGACGCCGCCGAACTCGTCGCCGCCGGCACCGACGTCCTCGTCAACAACGCCGGACTGCAACTGGTCCGGCCGCTGCAGGAGTTCCCGCCCGACGTCTTCCACACCGTCCTCACCGTGATGCTGGAGGCCCCGTTCCGGCTGATCCGCGGCGCCCTCCCGCACATGTACGGGCAGGGCTGGGGCCGCATCGTGAACATCTCCTCCGTGCACGGGCTGCGCGCCTCGCCGTACAAGTCGGCGTACGTCGCCGCCAAACACGGGCTGGAGGGCCTGTCCAAGACCGCCGCGCTCGAGGGCGCGCCGCACGGCGTCACCTCCAACTGCGTGAACCCCGGCTACGTCCGCACCCCGCTGGTCGAGCGGCAGCTCGCCGACCAGGCGCGGGCGCACGGCATCCCCGAGGAGCGGGTCCTGTCCGAGGTGCTGCTCCAGGACAGCGCGGTGAAGCGGCTCATCGAACCGGAGGAGGTCGCGGAGGCGGTGGCGTACCTGTGCGCGCCGCAGGCGTCCTTCGTCACCGGCACCTCGCTGGTCCTCGACGGCGGCTGGACCGCGCACTGA
- a CDS encoding NUDIX domain-containing protein: MATPDFIRTLRAAAGHQLLWLPGVTALVFDDEGRVLLNRRTDTRRWSLIGGIPDPGEQPAACAVREVHEETGVRCVPERVVVVQALAPVTYENGDVCQYMDITFRCRAVGGEARVNDDESLEVGWFEVDALPELDESELLRIKQAVSDAPTWFEPMPSQ; this comes from the coding sequence ATGGCTACTCCCGACTTCATCCGCACCCTGCGGGCCGCCGCCGGACACCAGTTGCTGTGGCTCCCCGGGGTCACCGCGCTCGTCTTCGACGACGAGGGCAGAGTGCTGCTCAACCGCCGCACCGACACCCGCAGGTGGTCGCTGATCGGCGGCATCCCGGACCCGGGCGAGCAGCCGGCCGCCTGCGCGGTGCGGGAGGTCCACGAGGAGACCGGGGTGCGGTGCGTCCCCGAGCGGGTGGTCGTCGTGCAGGCGCTGGCCCCGGTGACGTACGAGAACGGCGACGTCTGCCAGTACATGGACATCACGTTCCGCTGCCGCGCCGTGGGCGGTGAGGCGCGGGTCAATGACGACGAGTCGCTGGAAGTCGGCTGGTTCGAGGTGGACGCGCTGCCGGAGCTGGACGAGTCCGAACTGCTGCGGATCAAGCAGGCCGTGTCGGACGCACCCACGTGGTTCGAGCCTATGCCTTCGCAGTGA